One window from the genome of Streptomyces sp. WZ-12 encodes:
- a CDS encoding PIG-L deacetylase family protein, with translation MRPPSLLAVFAHPDDESLSAGGVLARHAAGGARTAVVTATWTAGSRRAAELADALRILGAGAPRLLGYADAKVPESAPNSPRFCDAPLDEAVCRLVGHIREFRPEIVVTHDAYGGMTGHPDHVHTHRVTVLAVHAAGLDRRYPEAGAPWRPSALYLATHPHSAARALGPRLVREGRPMLSVPDEWITATVDVRPWRAQKIGAVLAHRSEVARGALPGRLAALSPSDREELLATEWYIRHTPVPTEATTPVQTELTT, from the coding sequence ATGCGTCCTCCCAGTCTCCTGGCCGTCTTCGCGCACCCGGACGACGAGTCCCTGTCGGCGGGTGGCGTGCTGGCCCGCCACGCGGCCGGCGGCGCCCGCACCGCGGTCGTCACCGCGACCTGGACGGCAGGCAGCCGGCGCGCCGCGGAACTGGCCGATGCGCTGCGCATCCTGGGCGCCGGCGCACCCCGCCTGCTCGGCTACGCCGACGCGAAGGTGCCCGAATCCGCCCCGAACAGTCCCCGGTTCTGTGACGCCCCGCTCGACGAGGCGGTGTGCCGACTGGTCGGGCACATCCGGGAGTTCCGCCCGGAAATCGTCGTCACCCACGACGCCTACGGGGGAATGACCGGCCACCCGGACCACGTCCACACCCATCGGGTGACCGTACTGGCCGTGCACGCCGCCGGGTTGGACCGGCGCTACCCGGAGGCCGGCGCCCCCTGGCGACCGAGCGCCCTCTACCTGGCCACCCATCCGCACTCCGCCGCACGGGCGTTGGGCCCCCGCCTGGTCCGGGAGGGCCGGCCGATGCTCAGCGTCCCGGACGAGTGGATCACCGCGACCGTCGACGTCCGACCATGGAGGGCACAGAAGATCGGTGCCGTCCTGGCCCACCGCTCCGAAGTGGCGCGCGGTGCCCTGCCGGGCCGGCTCGCCGCCCTGTCCCCGTCCGACCGGGAAGAACTGTTGGCCACCGAGTGGTACATCCGTCACACCCCCGTCCCCACGGAGGCGACGACCCCGGTCCAGACGGAGCTGACCACCTGA
- a CDS encoding nuclear transport factor 2 family protein has translation MPLNDLDPVVAKFVDALNTGDSNDLFGLLTPDATMSDDGTDRDLRDWLQSEALGSNGRMDVESVADGGTALVANYTNDRWGAMRTAWRFTVSGDKISRFETGQA, from the coding sequence ATGCCCCTCAACGACTTGGACCCGGTCGTCGCGAAGTTCGTCGATGCGCTCAACACCGGTGACAGCAACGACCTCTTCGGCCTGCTCACACCGGACGCGACCATGAGCGACGACGGCACCGACCGCGACCTCCGCGACTGGCTCCAGAGTGAGGCCCTTGGCAGCAACGGCCGGATGGACGTCGAATCCGTGGCGGACGGCGGGACCGCCTTGGTGGCCAACTACACCAACGACCGCTGGGGAGCCATGCGCACCGCATGGCGCTTCACGGTCTCCGGCGACAAGATCTCCCGCTTCGAGACCGGGCAGGCCTGA
- a CDS encoding NAD-dependent epimerase/dehydratase family protein, which yields MSLYVVIGFGPAGAATARLLVERGHSVRVVTASGRAAEPGIEHLALDASDAARLTEAVRGATAIFSCAAPVLPRWATDWPPLASALCAAAEAAGAALVMLGNLYGYGPVDRPLTEELPLAATGPKGRARAAVWEQAQALHEQGRIKAVEVRASDFFGPGVTDGGHLAARVMPRLLRGKPVSTLGDPNAPHGWTYLPDVARALVEIAGEERAWGRAWHVPTAPALSVREMVDRLAARAETGPVAVRPLSPAVLGLAGLFSPLIRELRETRYQFDRPFVVDASAYEAEFTVRATPIDEQISATVDWWRARLAAAAN from the coding sequence GTGAGTCTCTACGTCGTCATAGGATTCGGGCCCGCGGGGGCGGCCACGGCGCGGCTGTTGGTCGAACGGGGCCACTCGGTACGGGTCGTCACCGCGTCGGGCCGGGCCGCCGAACCAGGCATCGAACACCTCGCGTTGGACGCGTCGGACGCCGCGCGTCTGACCGAGGCCGTGCGGGGCGCCACGGCGATCTTCAGTTGTGCCGCGCCTGTCCTGCCGCGTTGGGCGACTGACTGGCCGCCGCTGGCCTCGGCGTTGTGCGCGGCGGCCGAGGCGGCCGGGGCCGCCTTGGTCATGTTGGGCAATCTCTACGGCTACGGCCCGGTGGACCGGCCCCTGACGGAGGAGTTGCCGCTGGCGGCGACCGGCCCCAAGGGGCGGGCGCGCGCGGCCGTTTGGGAGCAGGCGCAGGCGCTGCACGAGCAGGGTCGGATCAAGGCGGTCGAGGTGCGGGCCTCGGACTTCTTCGGGCCCGGGGTGACCGACGGCGGGCACCTGGCCGCGCGGGTCATGCCACGGCTGCTGCGCGGCAAGCCGGTCTCCACGTTGGGAGACCCGAACGCCCCGCACGGCTGGACCTATCTCCCCGACGTGGCCCGGGCGTTGGTCGAGATCGCGGGCGAGGAGCGGGCGTGGGGACGTGCCTGGCACGTCCCCACGGCGCCCGCGCTGTCCGTCCGGGAGATGGTCGACCGCCTCGCGGCGCGCGCGGAGACGGGCCCGGTCGCGGTGCGCCCGCTGTCCCCGGCCGTGTTGGGCCTGGCGGGCCTGTTCTCCCCGCTGATCCGCGAACTCAGGGAAACCCGCTACCAGTTCGACCGCCCGTTCGTGGTGGACGCCAGCGCCTACGAGGCGGAGTTCACGGTCCGCGCCACCCCCATCGACGAGCAGATCAGCGCAACGGTGGACTGGTGGCGCGCACGCCTGGCTGCCGCAGCCAACTGA
- a CDS encoding NAD(P)H-dependent flavin oxidoreductase: protein MLTTRFTHALGIEHPVVLAPMDFVSGARLAVAVSAAGGLGLIGGGYGDEQWLKDQFAAAAGTRVGCGFITWSLARRPELLDIALEHQPAAVMLSFGDPTPFVDRIRGAGVPLICQVHTLEQARRVLDAGADVVVAQGGEAGGHGGGTRSTFTLVPDVADLIADRSPDTLLLGAGGVVDGRGLAAALALGADGVLVGTRFWATEEAVVSDRAQARALAAGGDDTVRTRVYDIVRQYDWPAEYDGRLLRNPFIDRWHGHESALDAHLAEAAAEFRAGVSAEDYDVAGVIVGEGVGRVGEILPAGEVVRRMTRDAAARLGR, encoded by the coding sequence TTGCTGACGACGCGCTTCACCCACGCCCTCGGAATCGAGCACCCGGTGGTGCTCGCCCCCATGGACTTCGTCTCCGGGGCCCGCCTCGCCGTGGCGGTGTCCGCCGCAGGCGGGCTCGGCCTCATCGGCGGCGGCTACGGCGACGAGCAGTGGCTGAAGGACCAGTTCGCCGCCGCGGCTGGCACCCGGGTGGGGTGCGGCTTCATCACCTGGAGCCTGGCCCGTCGCCCCGAACTTCTCGACATCGCCCTGGAACACCAACCCGCCGCCGTGATGCTGTCGTTCGGCGACCCGACGCCGTTCGTCGACCGGATCCGCGGCGCCGGCGTGCCACTGATCTGCCAGGTCCACACACTCGAACAGGCCCGGCGGGTCCTCGATGCCGGCGCGGACGTCGTCGTCGCGCAGGGCGGCGAGGCCGGCGGGCACGGCGGGGGCACACGCTCGACGTTCACCCTCGTCCCCGATGTCGCGGACCTGATCGCCGACCGCTCCCCCGACACGCTGCTGTTGGGCGCCGGTGGCGTGGTGGACGGTCGCGGACTCGCCGCCGCGCTCGCCCTCGGCGCGGACGGTGTCCTGGTCGGAACCCGGTTCTGGGCGACGGAGGAGGCGGTGGTCTCCGATCGCGCCCAGGCCCGTGCGTTGGCGGCCGGCGGCGACGACACCGTGCGCACCAGGGTCTACGACATCGTGCGGCAGTACGACTGGCCGGCCGAGTACGACGGGCGGCTGCTGCGCAACCCGTTCATCGACCGGTGGCACGGTCATGAGTCCGCGCTCGACGCTCATCTTGCCGAGGCCGCCGCGGAGTTCAGGGCCGGCGTCTCGGCGGAGGACTACGACGTCGCGGGGGTGATCGTCGGCGAGGGGGTGGGCCGGGTCGGGGAAATCCTGCCCGCGGGAGAGGTGGTGCGCCGGATGACGCGGGACGCCGCCGCCCGGTTGGGTCGGTAG
- a CDS encoding LysR family transcriptional regulator — protein sequence MSETIKSRPVEVTVQLSDLRIYLAVARTRGITRAAQELHTVQSNVSARIHALEKELGAPLFRRHARGVALTSVGERLLPYAERIDRLVDEARHVIGDEADPSGPLRIGSMETTAGLRLPGALAAFIEDCPRVDLSLATGSTEQLIRDVLAYRLDGALVSGPVRQPDLVETPLFDERLVLLTAHRITDLDAVLTDPKILVFRTGCSYRRRLESVLRARGAVGVRCMELGTLDGILGCVGAGMGVSLLPAAVVERHAARDQVRVHELPEAEAGAQTVFVRRADAPPLPALTRFLTHVQAVEPGPPVLRMVGSPQRRVVCRSDAR from the coding sequence GTGAGCGAGACCATCAAGTCCCGTCCTGTGGAGGTCACCGTGCAACTGTCCGACCTGCGGATCTACTTGGCCGTCGCGCGCACCCGCGGCATCACCAGAGCCGCTCAGGAACTGCACACCGTGCAGTCGAACGTCAGCGCCCGGATCCACGCGTTGGAGAAGGAGCTCGGTGCTCCGCTGTTCCGTCGGCATGCCCGGGGCGTGGCGCTGACGAGCGTGGGCGAGCGGCTGCTGCCGTACGCGGAGCGCATCGACAGGCTGGTCGACGAGGCGCGGCACGTCATCGGCGACGAGGCGGATCCGAGTGGACCGTTGCGGATCGGCTCCATGGAGACCACCGCGGGTCTGCGCCTGCCCGGTGCCCTCGCCGCCTTCATCGAGGACTGCCCACGCGTCGACCTGTCACTGGCCACCGGGTCGACCGAGCAGCTCATACGGGACGTGCTGGCATACCGTCTCGACGGCGCGCTGGTCAGCGGGCCGGTGCGGCAGCCCGACCTGGTGGAGACACCGCTGTTCGACGAGCGCCTGGTCCTGCTCACGGCCCATCGGATCACCGACCTGGATGCCGTGCTGACCGATCCCAAGATCCTCGTCTTTCGGACCGGTTGCTCCTATCGACGGCGGTTGGAGAGCGTCCTACGGGCACGGGGCGCGGTTGGCGTTCGCTGTATGGAATTGGGGACGTTGGACGGCATCCTCGGCTGTGTCGGGGCGGGTATGGGAGTCAGTCTGCTGCCCGCTGCCGTCGTCGAGCGGCACGCCGCCCGCGACCAGGTCCGGGTGCACGAGCTGCCGGAGGCGGAGGCGGGCGCGCAGACCGTCTTCGTCCGGCGCGCCGACGCGCCACCCCTGCCCGCGTTGACGCGGTTCCTCACGCATGTGCAGGCGGTGGAGCCGGGGCCACCCGTCCTGCGCATGGTCGGGAGTCCGCAGCGGCGGGTGGTGTGCCGGTCCGATGCCCGTTGA
- a CDS encoding DinB family protein: MTTIERPMPPLNVDERTTLEGWLDFHRTTLAMKCEGLDDEQAAVASVPPSGFTLTGLVQHLAEVERNWFRRVFAGEEAPPLYDPQADPNGPDGGFELAESATLRDALATWRGEIARARALCAGRALTDTGRFMGQDVNLRWIYVHMIEEYARHNGHADLLRERIDGATGV, from the coding sequence ATGACCACCATCGAACGCCCCATGCCGCCCCTGAACGTCGATGAGCGCACCACGCTCGAAGGTTGGCTCGACTTCCACCGCACGACGCTCGCCATGAAGTGCGAGGGGCTGGACGATGAGCAGGCCGCGGTCGCGTCCGTGCCACCGTCCGGCTTTACGCTGACGGGCCTCGTCCAGCACCTGGCGGAGGTGGAGCGGAACTGGTTCCGCCGGGTGTTCGCCGGAGAAGAAGCCCCGCCCCTCTACGATCCGCAGGCTGATCCGAATGGTCCCGACGGTGGCTTCGAGTTGGCCGAGAGCGCCACGTTGCGCGACGCTCTCGCCACCTGGCGCGGGGAAATCGCCCGCGCCCGCGCGCTCTGCGCCGGCCGTGCCCTGACGGACACCGGTCGCTTCATGGGGCAGGACGTCAACCTCCGCTGGATCTACGTCCACATGATCGAGGAGTACGCCCGCCACAACGGCCACGCCGACCTGCTCCGGGAACGCATCGACGGCGCCACCGGCGTATAG
- a CDS encoding (2Fe-2S)-binding protein produces MTAVLRRAAAVGPFFAVRTDAGTPRDQGFLPLSELSLGSSVPTLRNRVETVAARLGTTERRVAASLVYQGLAGRLWSIALAPAVLAGRVPHLGGEALWWHPERSTPDELWLPSPSALPSAAAKVPEEDPEEGLGEGLDEGPVGRLRAAVLHGHLVPLQRAVVTVSPLSSQLLWGNAASALVGTLRVLVGWCRQEGRGEAAERAVALAASLLNDPLLRDTGTLDPAGPGFSRRSCCLYYRVPGGGLCGDCVLRRTVR; encoded by the coding sequence ATGACTGCGGTCCTTCGCCGCGCCGCCGCCGTGGGACCGTTCTTCGCCGTGCGGACTGACGCCGGCACACCGCGGGACCAGGGCTTCCTCCCCCTGTCGGAGCTCTCTCTCGGGAGCTCCGTACCGACGTTGCGCAACCGCGTGGAGACGGTGGCCGCACGGCTCGGGACGACGGAGCGGCGGGTCGCGGCGTCCCTCGTGTACCAGGGACTCGCCGGGCGCCTGTGGTCGATCGCCCTCGCACCCGCGGTGCTCGCGGGGCGCGTCCCGCATCTCGGCGGCGAGGCCCTGTGGTGGCATCCGGAGCGGAGCACGCCGGACGAACTCTGGCTCCCCTCCCCGTCCGCACTGCCGTCGGCCGCTGCGAAAGTCCCGGAGGAGGACCCGGAGGAGGGCTTGGGCGAGGGACTGGACGAGGGACCGGTGGGCCGGCTGCGGGCGGCCGTGCTGCACGGTCATCTGGTTCCGCTGCAACGCGCCGTCGTCACCGTGTCCCCGCTCTCCTCCCAACTCCTGTGGGGCAACGCGGCGTCGGCGCTGGTCGGTACCCTCCGGGTGTTGGTTGGTTGGTGCCGCCAGGAGGGCCGCGGGGAGGCGGCGGAGCGGGCCGTGGCGCTGGCCGCCTCCCTGCTGAACGATCCGCTGCTGCGCGACACGGGCACGCTGGATCCCGCCGGTCCCGGATTCTCCCGGCGGAGCTGCTGCCTGTACTACCGCGTTCCTGGTGGGGGGTTGTGCGGAGACTGCGTGCTGCGGCGGACCGTTCGGTAG
- a CDS encoding ABC transporter substrate-binding protein: MHIVSLLPAATDIVAELGLTADLVGRTHECDWPPEAVAGVPIVTAADFSADAMTSREISDAVGGASHSGSSLYALDAQALAALAPEVVLTQDLCEVCAVSYGSVSRAVRMLEADTKVLSLEPRTLGDVLDCLVTVGTLLGVPERAERRREELRARLAKVQRLTADRPRPRVVAIEWLDPLWPAGHWVPEQITCAGGSPMLAAPDEHTEPMEWSAVRAARPDVLLILPCGFSPERTLRERGLLTELPGWDELPAVREDAVWVLDGPAYFNRPGPRVVRGAEVLAHVLHSVEAGAPVTAGEAVRLSAAGTPRSGA, encoded by the coding sequence ATGCACATCGTCTCCCTGCTGCCGGCGGCCACGGACATCGTGGCCGAACTCGGGCTGACTGCCGACCTGGTGGGCCGCACCCACGAATGCGACTGGCCGCCGGAGGCCGTCGCCGGGGTGCCCATCGTCACGGCTGCCGACTTCTCGGCGGACGCGATGACCAGCCGGGAGATCTCCGACGCGGTGGGCGGCGCCTCTCACTCGGGTTCCTCGCTCTACGCCCTCGACGCTCAGGCCCTCGCCGCCCTCGCTCCGGAGGTGGTCCTCACGCAGGACCTCTGCGAGGTGTGCGCGGTGTCGTACGGCAGCGTCTCCCGGGCCGTCCGGATGCTGGAGGCGGACACCAAGGTACTGAGCCTGGAACCACGCACCCTGGGCGATGTGTTGGACTGTCTGGTCACCGTCGGCACGCTGTTGGGTGTTCCCGAGCGCGCCGAGCGACGGCGGGAGGAGCTGCGCGCGCGGCTGGCGAAGGTGCAGCGGCTGACCGCAGATCGGCCGCGGCCGCGCGTGGTGGCCATCGAGTGGCTCGACCCGCTCTGGCCCGCGGGGCACTGGGTACCGGAGCAGATCACCTGCGCGGGCGGCTCACCGATGCTCGCGGCGCCGGACGAGCACACCGAGCCGATGGAGTGGAGTGCGGTACGCGCCGCGCGCCCGGACGTCCTCCTCATCCTGCCCTGCGGCTTCAGTCCCGAACGCACGTTGCGGGAGCGCGGTCTGCTCACCGAACTGCCTGGCTGGGACGAGTTGCCCGCCGTGCGCGAGGATGCGGTCTGGGTGCTCGACGGTCCTGCCTACTTCAACCGGCCGGGCCCCAGAGTGGTGAGAGGTGCGGAGGTCCTGGCACACGTCCTGCACTCCGTTGAGGCGGGTGCCCCCGTGACGGCGGGTGAGGCGGTCCGCCTGTCCGCAGCCGGGACCCCCCGGTCCGGTGCGTGA
- a CDS encoding DUF1707 SHOCT-like domain-containing protein has product MTPSPEDSPPRIGEDDRDAAVRRLQQAYAEQLISHEELDARLHQVLSAKEHSELVSALASLPEEDPGTASTIAAISGRIQRRGAWRVPRNLKVDSAFGKVRLDLSRAIIEHPVVDIELQLGTGGARITVPRDAVVDVEGLHTTWKDLRYKPPRDPRPGGPTIRISGALGFGRLEIRHARR; this is encoded by the coding sequence GTGACTCCCTCACCGGAAGACTCGCCGCCCCGGATAGGCGAAGACGACCGTGATGCGGCCGTGCGGCGTCTGCAACAGGCGTATGCCGAACAGCTCATCTCCCACGAGGAGTTGGACGCACGCCTCCACCAGGTGCTCTCCGCCAAGGAGCACAGCGAGCTCGTGTCGGCTCTCGCTTCGCTCCCGGAGGAGGACCCGGGCACCGCGTCGACGATCGCCGCCATCAGCGGACGGATCCAGCGGCGCGGCGCATGGCGGGTGCCTCGGAACCTCAAGGTCGATTCCGCCTTCGGAAAGGTGCGACTGGATCTGTCCCGGGCGATCATCGAGCATCCGGTCGTCGACATCGAGCTGCAACTCGGCACCGGTGGGGCCAGGATCACGGTGCCCCGCGACGCGGTCGTTGACGTAGAGGGCCTGCACACCACGTGGAAGGACCTGCGCTACAAGCCCCCACGGGATCCGCGCCCCGGCGGGCCGACGATCCGGATCTCCGGGGCCCTGGGGTTCGGACGCTTGGAGATCCGTCACGCCCGGCGTTGA
- a CDS encoding DNA-directed RNA polymerase subunit alpha — protein MLIAQRPSLTEEIVEECRSRFVIEPLEPGFGYTLGNSLRRTLLSSIPGAAVTSIRIDGVLHEFTTVPGVKEDVTDLILNIKQLVVSSEQDEPVVMYLRKQGPGLVTAADIAPPAGVEVHNPDLVLATLNGKGKLELELTVERGRGYVSAVQNKQVGQEIGRIPVDSIYSPVLKVTYKVEATRVEQRTDFDKLVVDVETKEAMRPRDAMASAGKTLVELFGLARELNIDAEGIDMGPSPTDAAQAADLAVPIEELELTVRSYNCLKREGIHSVGELVARSEADLLDVRNFGAKSIDEVKAKLAAMGLTFRDSPPGFDPSAAADAFDAGNDTGFTETEQY, from the coding sequence ATGCTGATCGCTCAGCGACCCTCGTTGACCGAGGAGATCGTGGAGGAATGTCGTTCCCGGTTCGTGATCGAACCGTTGGAGCCCGGCTTCGGTTACACGCTGGGCAACTCCCTGCGACGGACCCTGCTCTCCTCGATCCCGGGTGCGGCGGTCACGTCCATCCGCATCGACGGCGTGCTGCACGAGTTCACCACCGTGCCCGGGGTCAAGGAAGACGTCACCGACCTGATTCTGAACATCAAGCAGTTGGTGGTGTCCTCCGAACAGGATGAGCCGGTCGTGATGTACCTGCGCAAGCAGGGGCCCGGCCTGGTCACCGCCGCGGACATCGCGCCGCCGGCCGGTGTCGAGGTGCACAACCCCGACCTGGTCCTGGCCACGTTGAACGGCAAGGGCAAGCTGGAGTTGGAGCTGACCGTCGAGCGCGGTCGCGGCTATGTCTCGGCCGTTCAGAACAAGCAGGTCGGCCAGGAGATCGGCCGGATCCCGGTCGACTCGATCTACTCGCCGGTGCTCAAGGTCACGTACAAGGTCGAGGCGACCCGTGTCGAGCAGCGCACCGACTTCGACAAGCTGGTGGTCGACGTCGAGACCAAGGAGGCGATGCGTCCGCGCGACGCGATGGCCTCGGCCGGTAAGACGCTGGTGGAGCTGTTCGGCCTCGCCCGCGAGCTGAACATCGACGCCGAGGGCATCGACATGGGCCCGTCCCCGACGGACGCCGCGCAGGCGGCCGATCTGGCGGTGCCGATCGAGGAGTTGGAGCTCACCGTCCGCTCCTACAACTGCCTCAAGCGCGAGGGCATCCACTCCGTGGGCGAGCTCGTGGCACGTAGCGAGGCGGACCTGCTCGACGTCCGCAACTTCGGTGCGAAGTCGATCGACGAGGTCAAGGCGAAACTCGCCGCCATGGGCCTCACGTTCAGGGACAGCCCACCCGGATTCGACCCGAGCGCCGCGGCCGACGCCTTCGACGCGGGCAACGACACGGGCTTTACCGAGACCGAGCAGTACTGA
- a CDS encoding VOC family protein, producing MDFVSIRIITSDVARLVEFYERATGARATWATEDFAELKTAGATLAIAGTRTVPLFAPGSARPAANHSVITEFLVDDVDRVHQNLTGFVADFVTEPTTMPWGNRSLLFRDPDGNLVNFFTPVTPAAIEKFAR from the coding sequence ATGGACTTCGTCTCGATCCGCATCATCACCAGCGACGTCGCGCGCCTCGTCGAGTTCTACGAGCGAGCAACCGGGGCGCGGGCGACGTGGGCGACCGAAGACTTCGCCGAACTCAAGACCGCGGGCGCAACCCTCGCGATCGCCGGCACCCGCACCGTCCCGCTCTTCGCCCCGGGCTCCGCTCGCCCGGCGGCCAACCACAGCGTGATCACCGAGTTCCTCGTCGACGACGTGGACCGCGTTCACCAGAACCTGACCGGCTTCGTCGCCGACTTCGTCACCGAGCCCACCACGATGCCGTGGGGCAACCGGTCGCTGCTGTTCCGCGACCCCGACGGCAATCTCGTCAACTTCTTCACCCCCGTCACCCCGGCGGCCATCGAGAAGTTCGCGCGTTGA
- a CDS encoding helix-turn-helix transcriptional regulator, with protein MPRPTGRVLTLLELLQSGGTRTVAELADRLGVEGRTVRRYVDQLIDLDVPVESVRGRYGGYRLAPGYRLPPLMLGDDEALAVLLGLIAGRRTGLTTTERTANETASAKIRRVLPQHIARRLDALLEALAFTGQPGEFDTPDSGVLLTLADAVRNHRPVAIRYTDRDGRHSERTLHAYGIVAHSGRWYVTGKDARLDEDRTLRLDRIADARTLPGSFEAPVGPDPAQRVVSGFAAAEYQHEVTLRIHGTVEQIRAQLPASVASLDEPGPEPAAGQDRAAERWRRVELRAERLDWLPPVLAALDRPFAIERPDELRDLVSAFADRLASYARHA; from the coding sequence ATGCCTCGACCCACTGGCCGCGTGCTGACACTCCTGGAGCTGCTGCAGTCCGGCGGCACCCGGACCGTGGCCGAACTCGCCGACCGGCTCGGCGTCGAAGGACGCACCGTGCGGCGGTATGTGGACCAACTGATCGACCTCGACGTGCCCGTGGAGTCGGTGCGCGGCCGCTACGGCGGGTACCGGCTCGCGCCCGGCTACCGCTTGCCTCCGCTCATGCTCGGCGACGACGAGGCGCTGGCCGTGCTGCTCGGCCTGATCGCCGGCCGCCGAACAGGGCTGACGACGACGGAACGCACGGCCAACGAGACGGCATCGGCGAAGATCCGGCGGGTGCTGCCCCAGCACATCGCCCGCCGCCTCGACGCGCTCCTGGAGGCCCTTGCCTTCACGGGGCAGCCCGGCGAGTTCGACACCCCGGACTCCGGGGTCCTGCTCACCCTCGCCGATGCGGTGCGAAACCACCGACCGGTCGCCATCCGCTACACCGACCGCGACGGACGGCACAGCGAACGCACGCTGCACGCTTACGGGATCGTCGCCCACTCCGGCCGGTGGTACGTCACCGGCAAGGACGCCCGGCTCGACGAGGACCGAACCCTCCGGCTCGACCGCATCGCCGACGCCAGAACCCTGCCCGGCTCGTTCGAAGCACCCGTGGGTCCCGATCCGGCACAGCGCGTGGTGTCAGGGTTCGCCGCGGCCGAGTACCAGCACGAGGTGACCCTGCGGATCCACGGGACAGTTGAGCAGATCCGGGCCCAACTTCCCGCCAGCGTCGCGAGCCTGGACGAGCCCGGGCCCGAGCCCGCGGCAGGCCAGGACCGGGCCGCCGAGCGCTGGCGGCGCGTCGAGCTACGGGCGGAGCGGCTCGATTGGTTGCCGCCGGTACTCGCCGCGCTCGACCGGCCGTTCGCCATCGAGCGCCCCGATGAACTGCGCGACCTCGTCAGCGCGTTCGCCGATCGCCTCGCGTCCTACGCCCGCCATGCCTGA
- a CDS encoding helix-turn-helix transcriptional regulator, translated as MASDATPQPPESDAAIASVSVLGEDSRRRMFAFIRRQTRPVTRDEAAASVGISRKLAAFHLDKLVDAGLLRARYASPGGIRKVGRQPKVYEPTDSHIHVSIPDRRHELLADLLLEAVLTDGDGETAAHAAVRTAGRRGRELGEQERETTRPGRLGAERGLSVCERMLDQHGFEPVRENPTRLRLRNCPFHPLAAKAPELVCGMNHAFLTGYLEGLRVSGVVATLAPRPGDCCVQLGPTTE; from the coding sequence GTGGCCTCTGATGCAACGCCGCAGCCTCCCGAGAGTGACGCGGCGATCGCATCCGTCAGCGTCCTCGGGGAGGACTCCCGGCGGCGGATGTTCGCGTTCATCCGACGGCAAACCCGCCCCGTGACCCGGGACGAGGCGGCCGCCAGCGTGGGCATCTCGCGCAAGCTCGCCGCCTTCCACCTCGACAAGCTGGTCGACGCCGGCCTCCTGCGCGCCCGCTACGCATCACCGGGCGGGATCCGCAAGGTCGGCCGCCAGCCCAAGGTCTACGAACCCACCGACAGTCACATCCACGTCAGCATCCCCGACCGCCGTCACGAACTCCTGGCCGACCTCCTGCTGGAAGCCGTCCTGACCGACGGCGACGGCGAAACCGCGGCCCACGCCGCCGTCCGGACAGCCGGCCGGCGCGGTCGCGAACTGGGCGAGCAGGAACGGGAGACGACCCGCCCCGGCCGGCTCGGCGCAGAACGTGGACTGAGCGTCTGCGAGCGGATGCTTGACCAGCACGGCTTCGAGCCGGTCCGCGAAAACCCCACCCGACTCCGGCTGCGCAACTGCCCGTTCCATCCCCTGGCGGCGAAGGCGCCCGAACTGGTCTGCGGCATGAACCACGCCTTCCTCACCGGCTACCTGGAGGGCCTGCGGGTCAGTGGCGTAGTGGCCACGCTCGCCCCACGCCCCGGGGACTGCTGCGTGCAGTTGGGCCCCACCACGGAGTGA
- a CDS encoding DoxX family protein encodes MNSKRLTHLLSSPTAMATSRSTTTASFAPDAGLLLIRLTFGLLMAGHGSQKLFGILGGKGLTATAKGFEALGYQPGKLFAVIGGLSEFLGGLGLALGLFTPLAAAALIGVMINAMASVTGAHGLWETEGGVEYSVCIALVALALAATGPGRLAVDRLFPWRNGGWAAAAFALGLGGVGAAIALSL; translated from the coding sequence ATGAACAGCAAACGCCTCACCCACCTCCTCTCGTCACCAACAGCCATGGCGACGTCACGCTCCACCACGACGGCCTCGTTCGCCCCCGACGCGGGCCTCCTGCTCATCAGGCTGACCTTCGGGCTGTTGATGGCCGGACACGGTTCCCAGAAACTGTTCGGAATCCTCGGGGGCAAGGGGCTCACCGCCACCGCCAAGGGCTTCGAAGCCCTCGGCTACCAGCCCGGAAAACTCTTCGCGGTGATCGGCGGCCTCTCGGAGTTCCTCGGCGGCCTCGGCCTGGCTCTCGGACTGTTCACGCCGCTGGCAGCCGCGGCCCTCATCGGCGTGATGATCAACGCCATGGCAAGCGTCACCGGGGCCCACGGCCTGTGGGAGACCGAGGGCGGCGTGGAGTACAGCGTCTGCATCGCCCTGGTCGCCCTGGCCCTCGCCGCCACCGGTCCCGGCCGACTGGCGGTGGACCGGCTCTTCCCCTGGCGAAATGGAGGTTGGGCTGCCGCGGCCTTCGCCCTCGGGCTGGGCGGGGTCGGCGCCGCGATCGCCCTGAGCCTGTGA